The Mycobacterium sp. EPa45 genomic interval CGGTCGTATGCGCTTCGACCCCGCTCGAAATCCGGATCCTCACCGGCGAACGCATGTTCGTTGAAGCGAGACACCGTCGCATGGAAGTTGTCGGCGGGAACTCCCATTTGGGCGGCCAGCGCCGTGAAATCGTTCGCCCTAACCGCTATTCCGGCCTCGTACCAGCGCTGGGGGATAGGCATCCGCGGAAAGAGTTCGGCCGCAAAGACATAGCTGTTGCGGTAACGCTGGTCGAAGACGATCCACATGTCCTCCACCGGGGTCCCGGCTGCTTGGAGCGCCAGAATGCGCTGCCCGAAGCTCATGTAGTCGGACGATTCGTTGGCGAACCGGTGGCCGTTCTGGTCGACGATGAACGACCCGGGCAGTGACCGCTCGGCGAGCATCACCGCGGGGGCTCCCCCGGGCAGGGGCGCGACGGCGGGGAACCACCACGATTGGTCCATGAGCGCGGTGTCAGCTCCGATGTCTGCAGCGATTCGGATCGCGTCGCCGGTATTCGACTCGGCGCCCAGACTGAGATTGCGGCCGAGGCTTTCGGATTGGAACTTCCAGCGCATCTCCATGTTGTGGTCGAAGCCGCCGGCGGCGAGCACGACGCCACGCCGCGCCGTGATGGTGACAGTCTTACCGCCGTGTTCCACGATCGCGCCGGTGATGTCGGCGCCGTCGGTCACCAGTTCGGTGAGCGACGTGTCGAGCCAGATCGGGATCCCCGCGCGGATGGCGCCGGCGAACAGGCCGGCGGCCAGGGCCTGTCCGCCGGCCGCGTAGCGCCTCCCGAGCGCAAGGCCACCGACGCCCTGTGCGAGACGCTTGGCGATGGTGGGAAGTCCTTTGCGGGGCACCCGGCTCATGAGGTTCATCCAGCGGTAATCCGCACCGGTGGTCGGCATCGGGATCGTCGCCTCCATCACCCCGGGGCGCAGATCGGGCAAGTGCTCGCCCAGCTTGGCGGTGTCGAGTGGGCGGCATTCACAGGTGCGCCCGGCGGCCGAGCCACCCGGTGCTTCGGGGTGGTAGTCGGAGTACTCCTTGGCCCAGAACAACTTCATCGGCGTGGTGCGGCGCAGCATGTCGATGGTCGCGGGTAGCCGCTTCAGAAACGCTGCCGACCGCTCCCGCGGCGCCGAGCCGGCGACGACAGCGTCGAGGTAGGTCTGTGCCCGAGGCGCGGAGTCGACACCGCCGCATTCCTCGATCACCCGGCTGGACGGTAGCCACAGGGCACCGCCGGACCGGGCCGTTGAACCGCCCACGTGTGACGACTTCTCGACGACCAGGACCGACAACCCCTGCTCGTGGCCGGCCAGTGCGGCGGCCAGGCCCGTCCCGGACCCGACGACGAGCAGATCCACCTCGATGTCGGCGATGGCCAGGCCGGCCGGGACGGTGTTATGGCTGGTAGCGGTCACAATTACTGACGATAGAGCCGGACGGTGAAATTTCGGATCCCGCCTCCCTATGAGCGGAACGCAGACCTCTGCGCAGCACCTCCGCGACGTTCAATGGTGGCATCAGCCGCGAATCAGGAACGAAGGACGGAGCACGATGACGACGCACGCCGAGGCCGACGAGATTCGGTTGATCGAGACCGGCTCGGTGCCCACCCGGTTCGCCCGCGGATGGCACTGCCTGGGGTTGATTCGCGATTTCGACGACGGCAAGCCTCGTCAGGTCAACGCCTTCGGTCAGAAGCTCGTGGTGTTCCGTGGTCAGGACGGCGCCGTCAACGTACTCGACGGGTACTGCCGTCATATGGGTGGTGACCTGTCTCAGGGGACGGTGAAGGGCAACGAGATCGCGTGCCCGTTCCACGACTGGCGGTGGGGCGGGGACGGCAGGTGCAAGCTGGTGCCCTACAGCAAGCGCACCCCGCGGTTGGCGCGCACCGCATCGTGGCCGACCCTGCAGCAGGACGGCATGCTGTTCGTCTGGAATGACCCTGAACGCAAGGCGCCGCCGGCGGACGTGACCATCCCCCGCATCGAGGGCGCCGACAGCGACGACTGGACCGATTGGCATTGGTACACCACTGTGGTGCACACGAACTGCCGGGAGATCATCGACAACGTCGTCGACATGGCGCACTTCTTCTACATCCACGGATCGCTGCCCACGCATTTCAAGAACATCTTCGAGGGCCACGTCGCGACGCAGTACATGAACAGCGCGGGCCGTCCCGATATCGGGGAGCCTGGCGAGACTCAGATGCTGGGGACGACGTCGGTGGCGTCGTATCACGGCCCGTCGTTCATGATCGACGATTTGACGTATCACTACACAGATGTCGACCACCACACCGTCCTGATCAACTGCCACTATCCCATCGACGCCAATTCCTTTGTCCTGCAATACGGAATCATCGTGAAGAAGTCGGCGCAGCTGCCCGACGACCTCGCCATGCAAACGGCGATAGGACTGGGGGACTTCGTCAAGATGGGCTTCGAACAAGATGTCGAGATCTGGCGCAACAAGACTCGGATCGACAACCCGCTGCTGGTCGAAGAGGACGGGCCGGTGTACCAACTACGGCGTTGGTACGAGCAGTTCTATGTCGACGTCGCCGATGTCACGCCGGACATGGTGGACCGCTTCGAATTCGAGCTCGACACCACTCGGCCGACTGAGGCCTGGATGAAGGAAGTGGAGGCCAATATCGCCGCACGCGGAGCTGCGGGTTGACGATGGGTGTCCGTCCGGACAATCGTCTCGACGACGCCCCGATGGTCCCCATCGACTGTCGGCGCTGTGGGGCCGGCGTGCAGGTGCGTAAGAGCAGCTGGAATCAGACCAGCGTGCAATGGACCGGCCCCGCTTTGGATCGATGCGAAGAGCGTTGCACTGCGATCCAATTAGCCGGTGAGAGCGGGCGTGGCCTGTTTCTGGCGTGTTCTGCGCTCAGCGGATCGATTGTCGATGCTGTGCGCGCCGGCACGCTGAGAGTTGTCGACGACGCGGTATGAGCCCGCGCTTTACGGCAGCGGCGAGAGCGCTCCGACGATCATTTGCATCGCGGTGCGCAGGGCAGCGCGCAGATCATTGAAGTCGCCGTGTTCGACCCAATAGACGTAGGCGTGTCGGCAGGCTTGGATCACCAACTGCGCCGGTAACTCTCGGGTAAAAGGA includes:
- a CDS encoding 3-ketosteroid-delta-1-dehydrogenase, with the protein product MTATSHNTVPAGLAIADIEVDLLVVGSGTGLAAALAGHEQGLSVLVVEKSSHVGGSTARSGGALWLPSSRVIEECGGVDSAPRAQTYLDAVVAGSAPRERSAAFLKRLPATIDMLRRTTPMKLFWAKEYSDYHPEAPGGSAAGRTCECRPLDTAKLGEHLPDLRPGVMEATIPMPTTGADYRWMNLMSRVPRKGLPTIAKRLAQGVGGLALGRRYAAGGQALAAGLFAGAIRAGIPIWLDTSLTELVTDGADITGAIVEHGGKTVTITARRGVVLAAGGFDHNMEMRWKFQSESLGRNLSLGAESNTGDAIRIAADIGADTALMDQSWWFPAVAPLPGGAPAVMLAERSLPGSFIVDQNGHRFANESSDYMSFGQRILALQAAGTPVEDMWIVFDQRYRNSYVFAAELFPRMPIPQRWYEAGIAVRANDFTALAAQMGVPADNFHATVSRFNEHAFAGEDPDFERGRSAYDRYYGDPTVTPNPNLRPLTKGPFYAVKMVLSDLGTCGGLRADDQARVLREDGTVINGLYAIGNTAANAFGDTYPGAGATIAQGLVFGYIAAHHAAGRA
- a CDS encoding Rieske 2Fe-2S domain-containing protein, with product MTTHAEADEIRLIETGSVPTRFARGWHCLGLIRDFDDGKPRQVNAFGQKLVVFRGQDGAVNVLDGYCRHMGGDLSQGTVKGNEIACPFHDWRWGGDGRCKLVPYSKRTPRLARTASWPTLQQDGMLFVWNDPERKAPPADVTIPRIEGADSDDWTDWHWYTTVVHTNCREIIDNVVDMAHFFYIHGSLPTHFKNIFEGHVATQYMNSAGRPDIGEPGETQMLGTTSVASYHGPSFMIDDLTYHYTDVDHHTVLINCHYPIDANSFVLQYGIIVKKSAQLPDDLAMQTAIGLGDFVKMGFEQDVEIWRNKTRIDNPLLVEEDGPVYQLRRWYEQFYVDVADVTPDMVDRFEFELDTTRPTEAWMKEVEANIAARGAAG